Sequence from the Bacillota bacterium genome:
CCGATATAACCGCGGTTTTTACCCCCCCACGGCCGGTTGAGATGGAACCGGCATCGGTTCCGCCGCCGGTAAAACGGCGCAGCTGATAGGGTATTTTCTTTTCTTCCGCCAGTTTGATCATCCCCTCCAGCAACCCACGCTCAACGATCACCGACCCATCCATGAAACTTATCGCCGTACCCCCGCCCAGCGAAGTCAGATGCCTGTGTTCCTTGATTTCGGGCAGATCCACAGCGGCAGTACTTTCCAGCACCAGGGCCAGGTCCGGTTCAAGGGTATAGGAAGCCACCGCCGCCCCCCTCAATCCCACTTCCTCCTGAACAGTGAATGCCGCCATGAAAGGAGGCGTATCCTTGCACCTGAGAAGTTCCAGAAGGATCGAACAACCAGCCCGATCATCAAACGCTTTGCCCATGTAACAATCTTCTCCCAGGCGCACGCAAGATGTATCAAAAGAAACATAATCGCCAATTTTAACTGCTTTTTCAGCCTCTTCCCTGTTAACGGCGCCGATATCGATAAACAATTGTTCCACTTCCAGTGTTTTTTTGCGTTCTTCCGGCTTCTGAAGATGAATGGCCTTGGCTCCGATCACCCCCGGCAATTTGTCCCGCCCGACGATCACGGGCTTGGAAACCAGGACACGATCATCGATGCCACCAACCTTCTTGAAGCGAAGATGACCCGTTTTTTCTATCGAGCTGACCATGAGGCCGACCTCATCCATGTGTGCGGAGAGCATGATCCGGGGCGCACGCGTAAGCCGGCGGCGGGATCCCTTCCGGACCAGAAGGTTGCCCATCGCATCAGTCTGCAAGGTGATCCCCCTGCGGGGAAGGGCTTCGCGGATGAAGCGCCTTACCTCCCCCTCGTCCCCGGAAACACCGGGTATATTGGAGAGTTTTTCCAGATACATGATCATTTACCTCCGAAAATACCGCTGGCAAGTTTCAAACCCGCATGCGCAAAACAACATGGCTGCAATCCGGGATGCCCTGCCATCGGCGAAATTACCCGTGTAACATAAATGGGCCTCAATCATAATTTTTGATCGCGTTCACAAAATCATCGTCTATCTTCAGCATCAGATAGGCTATCAGGCGCCCCGCCTGAACGATATCCCGGGCATGAACAAGCTCAACCGAGGTGTGCATGTATCTCAAAGGAACAGAAATCAGTGCAGAAGGTACACCCTCCCGTGCGAGCTGTATTGAACGTGCATCGGTAGGCGTGGGGCCCGGGGTAGGATCCAGATTGACCGCAATACCCTGTTCTTCAGCCACCTTCTGTATTTCTTCCGCCAACAGGGGATGAACGTTGGGCCCCACAGCGATGGCCGGGCCCTTTCCCAGTTCGAAAGTATCCTCGTCACTGACACCGGGCATATCCCCATGGCAGACATCGACTGCCACCCCGATATCCGGATTTACAGAGTAAGCGGAAGTAACTGCTCCGCGGGTACCAACTTCTTCCTGGGCTGTGCCTACAAAATACACATCCGCGCCATGTTTCAACTTCCCCAGAATGGAAGCGGAATGAATGATTGTCGCTACACCGGCCCGGTTATCAAGCGCCTTTCCGGACATGTAGTGCGAATCCTTCATGGGTGTAAAACGTCTGTAAATCGTGATTATATCTCCGGTAGAAACGAGGTCTGCAGTTATTCCGGCAGGAAGCCCCACATCGATGAACATCTTCTCCACTTTGACCGCCTTCCTCGCATCACCGGGTTTGATCACATGCGGAGGCAAGGTTCCGATCACACCGCGCAAAGGTTCCTTTCCGTGCACCGTCACGGACTGCCCCCAGAGAGTGCGCGGATCAAATCCACCGACAGTGGTAAATCGGATGAACCCGCATTTATCAACTCCGGTCACCATCAGGCCGATTTCATCTATATGGGCAGCAATGAACACCGCATGGCGCCGCCGGGAATCTGCCGCCCCCCTCTTGAAGGCGATGATGTTGCCGAAGGCATCTTTTTCGAGACGGTCAACATGGGGCCGTATGTATCTTTCCATCACGGAGGCAGCTTCATTTTCAGCACCCGAAACACCTGAAGCCTCGGACAATGCCCCGAGCATCTCCTGCAAATCCAAACTTTCATTCCCCATGTTTACCATCACCCCAGTTATTATGAATTCCCCAAAGATGATGGATCATCCATCACCATTTTTTCCAGCTGGGCCAACACCCGGTAGACCCTTTCCGCCTGTTCTTCCGAAAGGGTGCCCGCACCGCAGGAAGGGGTCAGCAACAATTGTTTTTGCAGTTTTTCCCTATCCACCCCATGGGAAACAAGTATTTCAATTTTATTTTGCAGATTCGTGTACAGGGAATCGGCATCCTCGCCATCAATCTTTTCAGAAGTCGGAACGATTCCCCAGGCCAGCCCGCCTCCACGATCCAGGTATGCGGATAGTTCCCCCGCATAGACGAGAAGTGATGGAAAATAATCGTAGGCATCAAAGCTGATCAGATCAAAAGGCAATTCCAGCATCAAGGACCAATCTGCCCCGGCGCAGCAGTGGATGCCTGCCACCCCCCCGTCCCCCTTGATACCATTGATAACCTCTCTCAAGCTGCCCTGTATATCTTCCCTTCCCAGGGCAACATAACCGGAAGTGCCGTAACCGTAAACCCCCGGATCATCGATAAACAGAAGCACCGGCCGGCTGAAACGGCTCAGCTGCTTGACTTGCCAGCGAGCATGAAAAGTCAGGGTTTTGACCAGCAGCTCCCGCAGCTGATCATTGTAAAAAGCCGGGCTGCCTCCCTGATCCGTAACCTGCAAACCCACCGTGACCGGACTGCTCAACTGCCCCTTGACCATTCCCGTCCGGGGCAGATCCCAGTCCTCGTTCAGAAAACGAAAGAAACCTTCCGCCGCCCCCCTTGCAAAAGCAAAGGGACTTTCTTCGCCGAGCAATTGTTCTTCCCCGATCCCGACCAGCA
This genomic interval carries:
- a CDS encoding M42 family metallopeptidase; protein product: MGNESLDLQEMLGALSEASGVSGAENEAASVMERYIRPHVDRLEKDAFGNIIAFKRGAADSRRRHAVFIAAHIDEIGLMVTGVDKCGFIRFTTVGGFDPRTLWGQSVTVHGKEPLRGVIGTLPPHVIKPGDARKAVKVEKMFIDVGLPAGITADLVSTGDIITIYRRFTPMKDSHYMSGKALDNRAGVATIIHSASILGKLKHGADVYFVGTAQEEVGTRGAVTSAYSVNPDIGVAVDVCHGDMPGVSDEDTFELGKGPAIAVGPNVHPLLAEEIQKVAEEQGIAVNLDPTPGPTPTDARSIQLAREGVPSALISVPLRYMHTSVELVHARDIVQAGRLIAYLMLKIDDDFVNAIKNYD
- a CDS encoding M42 family metallopeptidase, whose translation is MYLEKLSNIPGVSGDEGEVRRFIREALPRRGITLQTDAMGNLLVRKGSRRRLTRAPRIMLSAHMDEVGLMVSSIEKTGHLRFKKVGGIDDRVLVSKPVIVGRDKLPGVIGAKAIHLQKPEERKKTLEVEQLFIDIGAVNREEAEKAVKIGDYVSFDTSCVRLGEDCYMGKAFDDRAGCSILLELLRCKDTPPFMAAFTVQEEVGLRGAAVASYTLEPDLALVLESTAAVDLPEIKEHRHLTSLGGGTAISFMDGSVIVERGLLEGMIKLAEEKKIPYQLRRFTGGGTDAGSISTGRGGVKTAVISVPCRYIHAPSSILNGGDYRSTADLARAFLDSAAAWYNT